From the genome of Nicotiana tabacum cultivar K326 chromosome 17, ASM71507v2, whole genome shotgun sequence:
GTTACTATAATGGAACTAAGTGTTTTGGATtgaacccgaacccttccaaaataAAACCAACcctccccgcaagtcataaagtaAGGAAAACACATAAAAGAAGTCTTAAATAGGGGAACATGAATTTAGAAAGTAATACAATTAATCGAGTCGTTACATATTGAGACTTGAAgagattaatgatttatttgggACCATAAAGCCATGTTGATATTGATTGCAAGGTGGTGACTACATCAAAGCCCCATATTGGGCTGGGTAACATTGATGGTTGAGTGTTGCTATTGATTGTGGGGAGCTGCTTGCACCAGGACCCATATTGAGTTGAGTGATGTTGATCGTTGACTTTGATCCAATCAGTGCTTGGGCTAGGATTCGCCCCACTGGAGTCAGGCATGTTACTTTGAACCTGTGAGTGCAACCACATGATATGAGCTTTATGAGAGGCAAATGTCAGGCACCCGTAtagtgttgtgtgtgtgtgtataataATCTATGGGCATTTTTTCAAGCACCGTGAGAGTGCTGAGAGTATGATTCAGGGGCATTATACCAGGCACCGTGAGAATATCATTGAGGGATACTTTTGTCAAGCACTATGAATGTGCTGAGATTGTATATACGTGATGATTAAATTGTATTATTGTTGATTTTCCATGTATACCTTACATGCAGGCATAAAGTTGTATGTTTCTCATGCTAATTGGTAATTGATGTCTCTACTTGATGTTAGCGCTTGAAGTCACATGTTTATGTTGTTAAATCCATGTCTAAGTAATTTCTATGGAAATTTTGATGCCTTGCATAATATACCTAAAAATCATGCGTATTTCTCCTCTTATTGTGTTAGAGTTGAGCCTCtattatttgagttgtttttccTTATGCCATTActctgttgttattgttgttgttgcttgttgAAAGTGAGCATCAGACTTTGCCAACCTCGCCAGTGTGTTTTTGgtgattagacttgatacttattgagtacatggtatcggttatactcatactacactttgcacttcgtgTTCAGATCCATGTGTCGTTGATACTGGTGGTTGCTAGCGAGTTGTCTATCTAGATTTGCTTGGTGATTTTGAGATAGCACTATAATTTTCTTCGCAAGCATTGAAGTCCCCTACTTTgtctattgttattattgtttagtCTTCCGGACAATATTGTATTTTGTTCAGACCTTATATTTAGTATTCTATAGAGCTCATGACGCGTTTAAACTTTGGTACTCCGAATGTGTGTGGGGCAAGAACGGGGTAGGTTTCTTGGTTGATAGGGATCTCCGGGATTTGGTGGTGGACGTTAGGAGGGTGAACAACAGACTAATGTGCATTAAGTTAGTGGTTGGGGGTTCTACTTTAAACGTGATTAGTGCGTATGTACCTCAAGTGGGCTAGGACGAGGAGGTCAAAAAGTGCTTCTGGGAGGAGCTGGATGAGGTTGTACGTGGTATTCCACACACTGCGAAGCTCTTCATAGGAGGAGCTATCAATGGCCACATTGGGTCATCGTCGGGGGGTTACGATGACatgcatggcggctttggttttGGAGTAAGAAACGGAGGTGGAACCTCATTGCTAGATTTTCCTAAGGCGTTTGAGTTGGTGATAGCTAACTCAATTTTCCTGAAGAAGGAGGAGCACTTGGTTACTTTTCAAAGTTTGTTAGCGAGGACCCAGATCGATTATTTAGTCTTCAGGAAGTCTGACAAAGGTCTTTGCGCAGACTGCAAGATCATCCCGAGTGATATCCTCACGACTCAACATAGGCTCCTGGTCATGGATTTGGAGATCAGGAGGGAGCGAAGAAAGCGTGTGGTATATGGTCTACCTAGGATTAATTGGGGATCTTTGACTAAATACAGAGCCCAGGAGTTGGGGGATAAGTTACAGGCTATGGGTGCATGGAGAAGTAGTGGGCACGCTAGTGGTATGTGGATCGTGACTGTGAATTACATTAGAGAGGCGGCTAGAGAGGTTTTGGGGGTCTCGAATGGACCCTCTAGTGGCCACAAAGGGGACTGGTGGTGGAGTACTTTGGTCCAAGGAAAATTGGATGTCAAGAAAGTagaatattttgaaatttttggagAGCGTGGACAGGGAGGATAAGAGGTCGAACAAGGAGCGATATAAGGTGGCCAAGAAGGAAGCAAAGTTAGTAGTTACTGCGGCTAAGACTACCGCATTTGAATGCTTGTATAAAGAACTTGGTGGCAAAGGAGGTGATAAAAAGTTGTATACACTAGCTAAGGTGCGAGAAAGGAAGGCCCGTGACCTAGACCAAGTTAAGTGTATCAAGGGCGGGGAAGGTAGAGTTCTATTGGATGAGACACTTATTCGACgaagatggcagacttacttccATAAACTATTGAACGAAGAAGGGGATAGGAACATTGTGCTGGGTGATTTAGAATATTCTGAGATTCATCCAGACTTTGGGTATTATAGGCGTATAAAGGTTGTGGAGGTTGAGgaggctatgcgtaagatgagcaggggagAGCGACCAGGCCAGACAAAATTCTGGTGGAACTTTGGAAGAGCGTGGGTAGGGCAGGCTTAGAGTGGCTCAATAGGTTATTTAATATCATATttaggatgaagaagatgccaaATGAATGGAGATGGAGCATGATGATCCTGTTGtataagaacaagggtgatatccaaaattataACAACTATTGGGGTATCAAGTTAATAAACCATACCATGAAAGTATGGGAGAGGGTGGCGGAGTTGAGGGTGAGGAGGATTGTGTCTATTTCTGAGAATCAATTCTGATTTGCGCCAGGACGTTCAACCATGGAAGAAAttcaccttgttaggaggttgatGGAGCATTATAGGGAAAGGAAGAGGAATTTACacatggtgttcatcgacttagagaaGGCTTACGATAAAGTGTCAAGGGAGACCAAAGGTGTTCCTGTTGCACGTATTAGGGctattaaggatatgtatgatggagcaaAGACTTGACTGGGGATAGTGGGAGGGTACTTGGAACACTTCCCAATTATGATGGGGTTGTACTAGGggtcagccctttcctatttgccttgGCAATTGATGCACCGACGTGCCACATTCAGGGGGAAGTGTCGTGGagcatgttatttgcagatgacattGTGCTAATCGAAGAGACGTGTTGTGGTGTTAATGAAAGGTTAGAGTtttggaggcagaccctggagtTTAAAGgcttcaagttgagcaggaccaaaacaaagtacttggagtgcaagttcagtggtgCGGCTCCGGTAGTTGACGAAGAAGTGATGATAgattcacaagtcatccctaagagagagtttcaagtatcttggttATGTTATTCAAGGGAATGAGGAGATCgacgaagatgtcacacatcgtattatCGGAAGTTTGTATGTTGAAGATTTTTGaatttgctaagtttgacttggagtGGACTTTGGCATTATGGACTCCGGGTGGTGTTACGGAACCTTAGATAGGTTCATTTAGTTGATCGGAACTTGTTTGTGAAGTTTGGTCATAATATGGAATGTCTAAGtataattcggacgcgttcggcaAATTTTGAAGGcttgaaagttaagagaaggatTTTATCGTAGATTCTTGGTGTTGAGGTTATTCGTGGCATTTCGAGCACTTGTATAAGTcggataaggtattgggactgaTTTTCATGATTggagggggcctcgggtgtatttcaagGTCGATTTGGACCGTATCGGAGTGTTTTGTTGCTTCTAATTGCTGGTTCTGATTTTGTTCTTCGTGAAAGCGATGGGAAGcacacgttcgcgatgaaggatttgggctGCTAGAGTTTGTGCTACGCGAATGCGACAGGGGAATCGCAAACGCGGAGAGGGAATTGGAGGCCATgaaattttgttctacgcgaacacgactaGGCGGTCGCAATATGTGAGGAGGAGGCAAATGGCCATCCCGAATGCAAATGGTCTTTTGCGAATGCGTTGGTTTGGGCAAGCAATGCTCCGGGATCGCTAGGGGCATTTCGCGATTGCGATGAAGGAAGTTTTGGCAGTAGCACATTTGGCCTTTGCGGTCGCGAAGAGGAACGACTAGGCAGATTATAAGTTGCAAAATCGGGATTTAGCTAATTTCATCTCATTTCCCTCATTTGGAACCGATTTTGCGGCGATTTTGGAGGGCCATTTTCATcatcaaggtaagtgatttttacttaTTGTGAGCtaaatatatgaattatatatggatttaaacatgaaaattagtataaattatgggattttggaagaaaacctaaaaattatatttttaaatttgactACGAAAGTGAgtatggaatttggaataaattatgtatttgagtttgtggtgctATGAGTAATATTTATCTTATAGAATTTTCGGATTCTGGGGTGCGTGGGCCCGGAAGTTGACTTATATTGACGTTCATGTGAGGTTGAAGATTTGTTTCTAATTGTTTTATTACAAGTTTTTGAGTatgttttgattggtttgcacgttctttggctagtttcggatcgttcaacattggtttgaggtgttagagaggcgttggagctgACTATCAGatttcagagcaaggtaagtctcttgtctaaccttataagagtGAATTTAATACCCCTAGGTACTATACTTGCTACATGCTATGAGTTATGGGAGCTATGCACGTATGAGGTGATGAGCGTCCGTGCGTATACTAGATTCTTGATCATGTCCGGTTAGACATAGAATCACACCATGCTTTGACTGTACTACTTGAGTTATTCTTACCTATTTAAAGGCTTTAAATTTATGTTTTAGCGTGAGACTAGAGTTGCGTATAGTATAGAGACTTCTGTTGAGGATGGTGTTATACACATAGATCTGTTTTTGTTGCTTTTATTTGCTATTCTTCATACTTGTGTACTTTTATTGTTCTTTGATTACTGGACCAATAGTAAATGTAGATGTCAACCCATCgccactactttttcgaggttagactagatacttactgggcacacaTTGATTTACGGACTCATagtacacttctgcactaattgtgtagGTACTAAGACAAGTACATTTGGTGGTCACATAGCTGCATAGCCATaactgctgaggagactttatggtgagctgctttcTACGTTACGATCTGCAGCACACGGAATCCCCTTCCTATTAATTTAATGTATTCTGTTTATTTCTATTCCAGACAGTTGGTGTAGTAGTATTGTATATTccagtagatgctcatgcacttaggATACTAGGTTTTGGGGATTTAGACTATTGTTCTTGGTTGTATTTCTATTATGATATTCGGATTTACTTCGACCACGTTCGAACATTTAAGATGATATCAATTTTATACTATGAAAATTGAACGATTCCGCTTAATTATTCATAAGTTGATCTAAAATGTGTTTTTAACTAGCGATCGGCGTGTTGATTaattattggcttgcctaacggcagcGTTGAGAACCATCACGGCTTATGATGAATTGGGTCGTGATACTTGATTGGCTAACATGTTCACAAACTCTTTGTCTggtgttaaatacaatattttattAAGCAAGCTATGTTTTCTATCACCCCACAGCTTAGGGGGTCGTGACACTTGGCTAACATGTTCACAAACTCTTTGACATTATTAAGATTGTTGACGGCCAACTTAATAGTGTAGAGCTCTTTTCATTTCAGTGTAATGGCCAATGTTATAAGGCCAAGTATTTATTTCGTGTAATAGCttctattatttttctttaggtgGATCCGGGGTCATCATACTGAAATTCTTTAATTCTTCTCATTTGCCTTCGAATCCAACAAAGTGCTCATGTGCAATACAATTCTCCAGTTCCACATGTGCGTATAAGATATCCTCctctttaaaaattgaaagaaatcaAACTCAATCTTCTTTTAACTTCTGATATATACTTTTTTTCTCCTAAAAATGTTCTTGCTACAGTTGCCGCATTGATTAATATTTTTCAGTTGATAGATTAATATTCTTCTCACATGCTCTTCACATGTATTCCCAAATTAATTCACCAAACCAACTCTTTCTGAAATCAAAAGCATAGTGTTAAACAATGTTGAAAGGTGGAATATATGAAATTGTGCACACTATCCCAAAGTTTGAACTGCCCCAGAAAACGTGAAGACTGAAACCTATTAAAATTAGATTAAGTATATGATCTACGTACCTTATGCTATATTTGTTAAAGTCAAATCTAAGGTCTATTTTTACGCTGCAGGTAATTGGTAAGGCGATGCACCTCAAACGATTAGCATGCATATTATGTATATTGTAAATAAACTTATGGTTCGTTTTTTTTTtaggccaaatacatagacaTCACATTAAATTTGgcccaattttttattttggcactctAACTCAATCTTGCTTCATTTTGGCCCTCCAATCCTATTTCTTATGTTTCACTTTAACACAAAAGCTTACTAGATTAATAGTGTGAGTTGTCTCACCCTATAGGCACGTGAGGGAGATTTTTTTGGGCAAATTTCCTTCTCCAACCCATTGAACTTAGctccattttttaaattttggcaCTCTATCTCAACCTTGTTCTATTTTGACCCTCCAACTCTATTTCTTATATTTCATTTTAATACGAAAGTTGACTAGTCACATAGTGTGAATTGGCTCACATGGTAGGCGCGTGAGGCAGATTGTTTACGGCAAAATTCCTTCT
Proteins encoded in this window:
- the LOC142171803 gene encoding uncharacterized protein LOC142171803, which translates into the protein MTNKAMSMILELFKNAFEDAKIPGSFYEAKKTINKLGLNYTTIYAFLNDYMLYFGEDEGLQECKRFKTSRWKDNPQNVRLGLASDSFNPFGAIATNCSIWPVDEEVKKCFWEELDEVVRGIPHTAKLFIGGAINGHIGSSSGGYDDMHGGFGFGVRNGGGTSLLDFPKAFELVIANSIFLKKEEHLVTFQSLLARTQIDYLVFRKSDKGLCADCKIIPSDILTTQHRLLVMDLEIRRERRKRVVYGLPRINWGSLTKYRAQELGDKLQAMGAWRSSGHASGMWIVTVNYIREAARESVDREDKRSNKERYKVAKKEAKLVVTAAKTTAFECLYKELGGKGGDKKLYTLAKVRERKARDLDQVKCIKGGEGRVLLDETLIRRRWQTYFHKLLNEEGDRNIVLGDLEYSEIHPDFGYYRRIKVVEVEEAMRRSTMEEIHLVRRLMEHYRERKRNLHMVFIDLEKAYDKVSRETKGVPVARIRAIKDMYDGAKT